A genomic window from Micromonospora violae includes:
- a CDS encoding DUF485 domain-containing protein has protein sequence MSTDTPAPAASESDKYLAVQRSDEFAGLRRTLRGFVFPMTVAFFLWYALYVILSAYARDFMGTKLFGSNINVALIFGLLQFVSTFLIAWFYSRYADRKIDPIADRIRAEIGEVTHEHGPRG, from the coding sequence ATGTCCACGGACACACCCGCTCCGGCCGCTTCCGAGTCGGACAAGTACCTGGCCGTACAACGGTCGGACGAATTCGCCGGGCTGCGGCGTACGCTGCGCGGCTTCGTCTTCCCGATGACCGTCGCGTTCTTCCTGTGGTATGCGCTCTACGTCATTCTCTCCGCGTACGCCCGGGACTTCATGGGCACGAAGCTCTTCGGCAGCAACATCAACGTCGCGTTGATCTTCGGCCTGCTCCAGTTCGTCTCCACGTTCCTGATCGCCTGGTTCTACTCCCGGTACGCGGACCGGAAGATCGACCCCATCGCCGACCGGATCCGCGCCGAGATCGGGGAGGTGACCCATGAGCACGGTCCACGCGGTTGA
- a CDS encoding solute symporter family protein — MSTVHAVETFLAAEAGNHTARNLTITLFLVFVAVTLGITIWASRQTKTATDFYAGGRSFSGFQNGMAIGGDYMSAASFLGIAGIIALYGYDGFLYSIGFLVAWLVALLLVAELLRNSGRYTMADVLAFRMRQRPVRTAAAVSTITVSIFYLLAQMVGAGALVALLLGIKPGTTFLGMDADAAKIATIIMVGALMIIYVTVGGMKGTTYVQIVKAFLLMGGAIIMTLLVLAKYKFNLSSLLGDAADASGKGAAFLEPGLRYGVETPGDALKTFYSKMDLLSLGIALVLGTAGLPHILIRFYTVPTAKAARKSVLWAIGIIGTFYLLTLALGFGAAALVGSEAITAQDKAGNTAAPQLAEALGIDFLGGELGGAALLAIIAAVAFATILAVVAGLTLASSSSLAHDFYANVLKKGAASERQEVRVARISALVIGAVSIALSIYAQNLNVAFLVALAFAVAASGNLPAILYSLFWRRFNTSGAVWAIYGGLISAVLLVFFSPVVSGAATSMFPNHDWQWFPLSNPGILSIPFGFLCGWIGTVISKEHDEDKYAELEVRSLTGAGAH; from the coding sequence ATGAGCACGGTCCACGCGGTTGAGACGTTCCTCGCGGCTGAGGCGGGCAACCACACCGCCCGCAACCTGACCATCACGCTGTTCCTGGTCTTCGTGGCGGTGACCCTGGGCATCACCATCTGGGCCAGCCGGCAGACCAAGACGGCTACCGACTTCTACGCGGGCGGCCGGTCCTTCTCCGGCTTCCAGAACGGCATGGCGATCGGCGGCGACTACATGTCGGCCGCCTCGTTCCTCGGCATCGCCGGCATCATCGCGCTCTACGGCTACGACGGCTTCCTCTACTCGATCGGCTTCCTGGTCGCCTGGCTGGTGGCCCTACTGCTGGTCGCGGAGCTGCTGCGCAACTCGGGCCGGTACACGATGGCGGACGTGCTGGCCTTCCGGATGCGTCAGCGTCCGGTGCGTACGGCGGCGGCGGTCTCCACCATCACGGTGTCGATCTTCTACCTGCTCGCCCAGATGGTGGGCGCCGGTGCGCTGGTCGCGCTGTTGCTGGGGATCAAGCCGGGGACGACCTTCCTCGGCATGGACGCGGACGCCGCGAAGATCGCCACCATCATCATGGTCGGCGCCCTGATGATCATCTACGTCACCGTGGGCGGCATGAAGGGCACCACCTACGTGCAGATCGTCAAGGCGTTCCTGCTGATGGGCGGCGCGATCATCATGACGCTGCTGGTGCTCGCCAAGTACAAGTTCAACCTCTCCTCGCTGCTCGGCGACGCCGCGGACGCCTCCGGCAAGGGAGCCGCCTTCCTGGAACCCGGGCTCCGCTACGGGGTGGAGACACCAGGCGACGCGCTGAAGACCTTCTACAGCAAGATGGACCTGCTCTCGCTCGGCATCGCCCTGGTGCTCGGCACCGCCGGTCTGCCGCACATCCTGATCCGCTTCTACACGGTGCCGACCGCGAAGGCCGCCCGTAAGAGCGTGCTCTGGGCGATCGGCATCATCGGCACCTTCTACCTGCTCACCCTGGCCCTGGGCTTCGGCGCGGCGGCACTGGTCGGCAGCGAGGCCATCACGGCGCAGGACAAGGCCGGAAACACTGCCGCGCCGCAGTTGGCCGAAGCGCTCGGCATCGACTTCCTCGGCGGCGAACTAGGTGGGGCGGCCCTGCTAGCGATCATCGCAGCGGTCGCCTTCGCCACCATCCTCGCGGTGGTCGCCGGGTTGACGCTCGCCTCGTCGTCCAGCCTGGCGCACGACTTCTACGCGAACGTGCTGAAGAAGGGTGCGGCGTCAGAGCGGCAGGAGGTACGGGTCGCCCGGATCTCCGCCCTGGTGATCGGCGCGGTGTCGATCGCCCTGTCGATCTACGCGCAGAACCTGAACGTGGCGTTCCTGGTGGCGCTGGCCTTCGCGGTCGCCGCCTCGGGCAACCTGCCGGCGATCCTCTACAGCCTCTTCTGGCGGCGGTTCAACACCTCCGGCGCGGTGTGGGCGATCTACGGCGGGCTGATCTCGGCCGTGCTGCTGGTGTTCTTCTCGCCGGTGGTCTCCGGCGCGGCGACCTCGATGTTCCCGAACCACGACTGGCAGTGGTTCCCACTGTCCAACCCGGGCATCCTCTCCATCCCGTTCGGTTTCCTCTGCGGATGGATCGGCACTGTCATCTCCAAGGAGCACGACGAGGACAAGTACGCGGAGTTGGAGGTGCGCTCCCTCACCGGCGCTGGCGCCCACTGA
- a CDS encoding NAD-dependent epimerase/dehydratase family protein encodes MKVAERFGPGHRVLVTGGAGFVPSHLVDSLIARGCTVVALDNFVTGSKENVAHLLDRPTFTLVEADISDGLPTHHPALAERFDAILHMASPASPTDFAQLPVEILRVGSVGTLHLLERAVADGARFLMASTSEAYGDPKEHPQRETYWGNVNPIGVRSVYDEAKRFSEAATMAYHRYRGLDAAIVRIFNTYGPRMRPDDGRAIPTFISQALRGEPITVHGTGNQTRSICFVEDLVRGILLLLDSTETGPVNCGTEHELTMRQLAELIVSLSDSTSKVTYVTRSSDDPEMRRPDLTLARELLGYEPSVAPEDGLRRTIEYFRTRLG; translated from the coding sequence ATGAAGGTTGCTGAGCGCTTCGGTCCCGGTCACCGCGTCCTCGTCACCGGCGGAGCTGGCTTCGTCCCGTCGCACCTGGTGGACTCCCTGATCGCCCGAGGTTGCACGGTGGTGGCGCTGGACAACTTCGTGACCGGTTCCAAGGAGAACGTCGCCCACCTGCTGGATCGGCCAACCTTCACCCTCGTCGAGGCGGACATCTCCGACGGCCTGCCGACCCACCACCCGGCGCTGGCCGAGCGGTTCGACGCGATCCTGCACATGGCCTCTCCGGCCAGCCCCACCGACTTCGCCCAACTGCCGGTGGAGATCCTCCGGGTCGGCTCGGTCGGCACCCTGCACCTGCTGGAGCGCGCGGTCGCCGACGGCGCCCGGTTCCTGATGGCCTCCACCTCCGAGGCGTACGGGGACCCGAAGGAGCACCCGCAGCGGGAGACCTACTGGGGCAACGTCAACCCGATCGGGGTACGCAGCGTCTACGACGAGGCCAAGCGCTTCTCCGAGGCCGCGACGATGGCGTACCACCGCTACCGCGGGCTCGACGCGGCGATCGTCCGGATCTTCAACACGTACGGCCCGCGGATGCGCCCGGACGACGGCCGCGCCATCCCCACCTTCATCTCACAGGCGCTGCGCGGCGAGCCGATCACCGTGCACGGCACGGGCAACCAGACCCGGTCCATCTGCTTCGTCGAGGACCTGGTGCGCGGCATCCTGCTGCTGCTCGACTCGACCGAGACGGGCCCGGTCAACTGCGGCACCGAGCACGAGCTGACCATGCGCCAACTCGCCGAGTTGATCGTGTCGCTCTCCGACAGCACCTCGAAGGTGACCTATGTCACCCGCAGCTCGGACGACCCGGAGATGCGTCGCCCGGATCTCACGCTCGCTCGTGAGCTGCTCGGGTACGAGCCGTCGGTCGCGCCCGAAGATGGCCTTCGACGCACGATCGAGTACTTCCGGACCCGGCTAGGGTAG
- a CDS encoding LCP family protein, with the protein MSATSSDGVPHPYLHRSAGRASVPGPDRGASGRARPTEGRFYPSYDEDQPRSGGPAGPTGPGGPGDAGGSGRRGPRPRWGRIALVAGVAVLVLALLGSVGAWLYARGLNNDLARTDPFAEITGGRPAKTVDGALNILLVGSDSRDPDAPVDTKSQWRADTIIVMHIPADHQEAYLVSIPRDLYVPIPESAGADCGSGSRAKINAAFAFGGLPLAVRTVECFTDVRIDHVMAIDFGGFKEVTDALGGVDLKVERTITSIHKPYRTFTKGTNHMDGAEALDWIRQRKQFPDGDFARMRHQQEFLRALMDKAASTGTLANPKKLNDFLKSVTAAVTVDQTFSVTDMALQFRNLRGQNLTFVTSPNSGSETINGESVVVSDREKALAMYQAMSADTMADWVKANPPKSNDGG; encoded by the coding sequence ATGTCCGCGACCTCGTCTGACGGCGTCCCGCATCCGTATCTGCACCGCAGCGCCGGGCGCGCGTCGGTGCCCGGCCCCGACCGGGGCGCCTCCGGGCGCGCCCGTCCCACTGAGGGGCGCTTCTACCCGTCGTACGACGAGGATCAGCCCCGCTCCGGTGGCCCGGCGGGGCCCACGGGACCTGGCGGCCCGGGTGACGCCGGTGGGTCGGGGCGACGAGGCCCGCGCCCGCGTTGGGGTCGGATCGCCCTGGTGGCCGGGGTCGCGGTGTTGGTGCTGGCGTTGCTCGGCAGCGTCGGCGCGTGGTTGTACGCCCGTGGGCTCAACAACGACCTGGCCCGCACCGACCCGTTCGCGGAGATCACCGGTGGTCGGCCCGCCAAGACCGTCGATGGCGCGCTGAACATCCTGCTGGTCGGCAGCGACTCGCGGGATCCGGACGCGCCGGTCGACACCAAGAGTCAGTGGCGCGCCGACACGATCATCGTCATGCACATCCCGGCGGACCACCAGGAGGCCTACCTGGTCTCCATCCCCCGGGACCTGTACGTGCCGATCCCGGAGAGCGCCGGCGCCGACTGCGGCTCCGGTTCGCGCGCGAAGATCAACGCGGCGTTCGCGTTCGGTGGACTGCCGCTGGCGGTACGCACCGTGGAGTGTTTCACCGACGTGCGGATCGACCACGTGATGGCGATCGACTTCGGCGGCTTCAAGGAGGTCACGGACGCGCTCGGCGGGGTGGACCTGAAGGTGGAACGAACCATCACCTCGATCCACAAGCCGTACCGGACATTCACCAAGGGCACCAACCACATGGACGGCGCGGAGGCGCTGGACTGGATCCGGCAGCGCAAGCAGTTCCCGGACGGGGACTTCGCCCGGATGCGGCACCAGCAGGAGTTTCTTCGGGCGCTGATGGACAAGGCGGCCAGCACCGGCACGCTGGCGAACCCGAAGAAGCTCAACGACTTCCTCAAGTCGGTGACCGCGGCCGTAACCGTCGACCAGACTTTCTCGGTTACAGACATGGCGCTGCAGTTCCGTAACCTGCGCGGCCAGAACCTCACCTTTGTGACCAGCCCGAACTCGGGCAGCGAAACGATCAACGGCGAGTCGGTGGTGGTGTCCGACCGGGAGAAGGCGCTCGCGATGTACCAGGCCATGTCCGCGGACACGATGGCCGACTGGGTCAAGGCCAACCCGCCGAAGAGCAACGACGGCGGCTGA